One segment of Solanum stenotomum isolate F172 chromosome 1, ASM1918654v1, whole genome shotgun sequence DNA contains the following:
- the LOC125855111 gene encoding YTH domain-containing protein ECT4-like, which translates to MAAGAPPADQAADLLQNLSLDSRSKTLEIADAKKKPSGNPTHGANSQVQSTDRSVTPVLPEFMDPNLCYVPNSYTSTAYYYGYDASANEWEDYARYANPDGVEMPGVYGDNSSLIYHHAYGYAPYSPYSPATSPVPTVGHDGQLYGSQQYHYPYFQPLPLTSTSNTTSAALPKGEIATSAAAADQASLSVDSAKGNSNVVANGGVKGNTGHMPVRPAFQNSSLNANGSYGPGTLPGGAASGYQDPRLGFDGVHSPIPWIDGSMFTDGQARPVANNSFTPSFSNGYAAPSTKNQNVHPHVMGMHHPRPSSGVNTTNGYMNRMYPNKYYGQFGNTFNSGMGFGPNRYDTRATGRGWMTVDNRSKPRGRGNSFYGYGNENMDGLNELNRGPRGKGSKNQKSFTPVALAVKGQNIPLAITKDAEEVKPSLIPDREQYNHPDFSVTYADAKFFIIKSYSEDDVHKSIKYNVWASTPNGNKKLDAAYQEAQQNSGGCPVFLFFSVNTSGQFVGVAEMVGPVDFNKNVEYWQQDKWVGCFPVKWHIVKDVPNSLLKHITLENNENKPVTNSRDTQEVKVEQGLQVLKIFKDHISKQCILDDFEFYEDRQKRIQDKKAKQQLFQKQSQVWEGKATEEKNRDNSKVDLKSQKPSEVSACLNKENLPAAAQTTTVEVKLTEIVPVTKSGDDVKDAKPVTVSEKKPVANGASNGC; encoded by the exons ATGGCTGCTGGTGCTCCTCCTGCTGATC AAGCTGCAGATTTGCTGCAGAATTTGTCATTGGATTCTCGGAGTAAGACTCTTGAAATTGCAGACgcaaaaaagaaa CCTTCTGGGAACCCTACACATGGGGCAAACAGTCAGGTTCAGTCGACAGATCGGTCTGTGACACCTGTGTTACCGGAATTCATGGATCCAAATTTGTGCTATGTTCCTAACAGTTATACCTCAACAGCGTACTATTATG GATATGATGCTTCTGCTAATGAGTGGGAGGACTATGCACGATATGCGAATCCGGATGGAGTTGAGATGCCT GGAGTTTATGGAGACAACAGCTCACTTATCTATCATCATGCCTATGGATATGCACCCTATAGCCCATATTCACCTGCTACTTCGCCTGTCCCTACTGTGGGGCATGATGGCCAACTTTATGGATCACAACAATATCACTATCCGTATTTCCAGCCACTCCCCCTGACCAGTACTTCAAACACTACTTCAGCTGCCCTGCCAAAAGGTGAGATTGCCACCTCTGCAGCAGCTGCTGACCAAGCATCATTATCTGTGGATTCTGCTAAAGGTAACTCTAATGTCGTTGCAAATGGTGGTGTAAAGGGAAATACTGGGCATATGCCTGTGAGGCCTGCATTCCAGAATTCATCCTTAAATGCTAATGGTTCTTATGGACCTGGCACATTGCCTGGAGGAGCTGCTTCAGGTTATCAGGACCCTAGACTGGGTTTTGATGGTGTGCATTCTCCCATTCCATGGATTGATGGGTCAATGTTCACTGATGGGCAAGCTAGGCCAGTGGCGAACAATTCTTTTACGCCATCATTTTCTAATGGCTATGCTGCTCCATCAACAAAGAATCAGAATGTTCATCCACATGTAATG GGCATGCACCACCCAAGGCCTTCATCTGGCGTGAACACAACTAATGGGTATATGAATAGGATGTATCCCAACAAATATTACGGGCAGTTTGGGAACACATTCAATTCTGGCATGGGGTTTGGGCCTAACCGGTATGATACTCGCGCTACAGGTCGTGGGTGGATGACAGTTGATAACAGGTCTAAACCCAGGGGTAGAGGAAATAGTTTCTATGGCTATGGCAATGAAAACATGGATGGTTTAAATGAGCTCAACAGGGGACCGAGAGGTAAAGGATCCAAGAATCAGAAGAGTTTTACACCAGTTGCTCTGGCAGTCAAGGGGCAGAACATCCCCCTTGCTATAACCAAAGATGCTGAGGAAGTTAAACCAAGCCTGATTCCTGACAGAGAACAATACAACCATCCAGATTTTTCAGTGACATATGCTGATGCCAAATTCTTTATCATCAAGTCTTACAGTGAAGATGATGTGCACAAAAGCATCAAATATAATGTGTGGGCTAGCACACCAAATGGCAACAAGAAGCTTGATGCTGCTTACCAAGAGGCTCAACAAAATTCTGGAGGCTGCccagtttttcttttcttctcg GTAAATACAAGTGGACAGTTTGTTGGTGTTGCAGAGATGGTAGGGCCAGTTGATTTCAACAAGAATGTGGAGTATTGGCAGCAAGACAAGTGGGTCGGCTGTTTTCCTGTCAAGTGGCACATTGTGAAGGATGTACCAAATAGCTTGTTGAAACACATTACACTGGAAAACAACGAGAACAAGCCTGTTACGAACAGCAGAGATACTCAGGAG GTTAAAGTGGAGCAGGGTCTGCAAGTGCTCAAGATATTTAAGGATCATATTAGCAAACAGTGCATCCTTGATGATTTCGAGTTCTATGAGGATCGTCAGAAGAGAATTCAGGATAAGAAGGCCAAGCAACAGCTATTCCAGAAGCAG TCTCAGGTATGGGAAGGTAAAGCTACTGAAGAAAAGAACAGAGATAATTCAAAGGTTGACCTCAAGTCACAGAAACCTTCAGAAGTTTCTGCTTGTTTGAACAAAGAAAATTTACCGGCTGCTGCCCAGACTACCACTGTGGAAGTCAAGCTTACCGAAATTGTACCAGTTACAAAATCAGGAGATGATGTGAAGGATGCTAAACCAGTCACTGTATCAGAAAAGAAACCTGTAGCAAATGGGGCTTCTAATGGGTGCTAA